From Paraburkholderia sabiae, a single genomic window includes:
- the flhD gene encoding flagellar transcriptional regulator FlhD yields MSTQSDMLNEIREVNLSYLLLAQRLLREDKPMGMFRMGISEQLADVLANLSLAQTVKLASSNQVLCRFRFDDHQILSSLADKGKSTAVAQAHSAILMAGQPVAQIG; encoded by the coding sequence ATGAGCACCCAAAGTGACATGCTCAATGAAATTAGGGAAGTGAACCTGTCCTATCTGCTACTCGCGCAGCGCCTATTGCGTGAAGACAAGCCAATGGGCATGTTCCGCATGGGCATTTCGGAGCAGCTGGCCGACGTGCTCGCCAACCTGTCGCTCGCGCAGACAGTCAAGCTGGCCTCATCGAACCAGGTGCTGTGCCGCTTCCGCTTCGACGATCACCAGATCCTCTCGTCGCTCGCTGACAAGGGCAAATCGACAGCCGTTGCCCAGGCGCACTCCGCCATCCTGATGGCGGGCCAACCCGTCGCGCAGATCGGCTGA
- a CDS encoding glycosyltransferase family 4 protein: MRIAQIAPLYEAVPPKLYGGTERVVSYLTEALVDLGHDVTLFASGDSVTSAKLEAAWPRALRLDPTIRDALAPHMLLLERVRKIAHEFDVLHFHLDYLPFPLFSTLDTPFVTTLHGRLDLPELQPVFDTFEDAPVISISDSQRLPLQQANWLNTIYHGLPDQLLTPQTSKKPEYLAFLGRICPEKRVDTAIKIAAQSGLPLKIAAKVDKVDQEYFKTEIEPLLSQAHVEFVGEINEAQKPEFLSGAKALLFPIDWSEPFGLVMIESMACGTPVIAFNRGSVPEVIDHGVTGYICEDVQGAVAALQRIDELSRTEIRNQFERRFSSKIMAQNYVDSYTALLEATRRPVLRRVAVG, from the coding sequence ATGCGAATCGCACAAATCGCACCGTTGTACGAAGCTGTACCACCGAAACTTTATGGCGGCACAGAACGCGTCGTGTCGTATCTGACTGAGGCGCTGGTCGATCTCGGTCACGACGTGACGCTCTTCGCGAGCGGCGATTCGGTGACGTCCGCGAAACTCGAAGCCGCCTGGCCGCGCGCGCTGCGTCTGGATCCGACGATCCGCGACGCGCTCGCCCCGCACATGCTGCTGCTCGAGCGGGTGCGAAAGATCGCGCACGAATTCGACGTGCTGCACTTTCACCTCGACTATCTGCCGTTCCCGCTGTTTTCGACGCTGGACACGCCGTTCGTGACGACGCTGCACGGTCGTCTGGATCTGCCGGAACTGCAGCCGGTGTTCGACACGTTCGAAGATGCGCCCGTGATCTCGATTTCGGATTCGCAGCGTCTGCCGCTGCAGCAGGCGAACTGGCTGAACACGATTTATCACGGCCTGCCCGATCAGCTGCTGACGCCGCAAACCAGCAAGAAGCCGGAATACCTGGCGTTTCTGGGCCGTATCTGCCCCGAAAAGCGCGTCGATACGGCCATCAAGATCGCTGCGCAAAGCGGTCTGCCGCTGAAGATCGCCGCCAAGGTGGACAAGGTCGACCAGGAATACTTCAAGACGGAAATCGAGCCGCTGCTGTCGCAGGCGCACGTTGAATTCGTCGGCGAAATCAACGAGGCGCAGAAGCCGGAATTCCTGTCGGGCGCGAAGGCGCTGCTGTTCCCGATCGACTGGTCGGAGCCGTTCGGCCTCGTGATGATCGAATCGATGGCGTGCGGCACGCCGGTGATCGCCTTCAACCGCGGTTCGGTGCCGGAAGTGATCGACCACGGCGTGACGGGCTACATCTGCGAAGACGTGCAGGGTGCCGTGGCCGCGCTGCAGCGTATCGACGAGCTGTCGCGCACGGAAATCCGCAATCAGTTCGAACGCCGCTTCAGCTCGAAGATCATGGCGCAGAACTACGTCGACAGCTACACCGCGCTGCTCGAAGCGACGCGTCGCCCGGTACTGCGCCGCGTGGCAGTGGGCTGA
- a CDS encoding H-NS histone family protein, whose product MSQYADLKAQIARLEAEAAEARRNEVGNVIAEIRQKIVDYGLSAHDLGFAEAVRRGRPPKKAPLPAKYQDPKSGNTWSGRGKPPKWIAGKNRERFLIGQA is encoded by the coding sequence ATGTCACAATACGCAGATCTCAAGGCGCAGATCGCACGTCTCGAAGCGGAAGCGGCAGAAGCGCGTCGCAATGAAGTGGGCAATGTGATTGCCGAAATCCGCCAGAAAATCGTCGATTACGGACTTAGCGCGCACGACCTCGGTTTTGCCGAGGCGGTACGCCGCGGACGCCCGCCGAAGAAGGCGCCACTGCCCGCGAAGTATCAGGATCCGAAGTCGGGTAACACGTGGAGCGGCCGGGGAAAGCCGCCTAAGTGGATTGCCGGCAAGAACCGCGAGCGCTTTCTGATCGGCCAGGCGTAA
- the aqpZ gene encoding aquaporin Z encodes MNLSKRLAAELFGTFWLVLGGCGSAVLAANFAGPVHGLGIGFVGVSLAFGLTVLTMAYAIGHISGCHLNPAVSVGLTVAGRFSARDLVPYIVAQVLGAVLGAYVLSVIASGNPDFHLVASGFASNGYGDRSPGHYALPAAFVCETVMTAFFLFVILGATDKRAPAGFAPIAIGLCLTLIHLISIPVTNTSVNPARSTGPALFVGGAAVDQLWLFWVAPILGAVIAGIVYPLVAGSAQHAVEVERERVTA; translated from the coding sequence ATGAACCTCTCCAAGCGCCTTGCAGCGGAGCTGTTCGGCACCTTCTGGCTCGTACTAGGAGGTTGCGGCAGCGCCGTCCTCGCGGCAAATTTCGCCGGCCCGGTTCATGGTCTCGGCATCGGCTTCGTGGGCGTGTCGCTCGCTTTCGGCCTGACTGTCCTCACCATGGCGTATGCGATCGGGCATATTTCCGGTTGCCATCTGAATCCGGCCGTCAGCGTCGGCTTGACCGTCGCCGGACGTTTCTCGGCACGCGACCTTGTTCCGTACATCGTTGCGCAAGTGCTGGGCGCGGTGCTCGGCGCGTATGTGCTGTCCGTCATTGCTTCGGGCAACCCGGATTTCCACCTTGTCGCCAGCGGCTTCGCAAGCAACGGCTACGGCGACCGCTCGCCGGGCCACTATGCGTTGCCGGCGGCGTTCGTGTGCGAAACGGTGATGACGGCCTTCTTCCTGTTCGTCATCCTCGGCGCCACCGACAAACGCGCACCCGCAGGTTTCGCACCTATCGCCATCGGCCTGTGTCTCACGCTGATCCATCTGATCTCGATTCCCGTCACCAATACGTCGGTGAATCCGGCGCGCTCGACGGGGCCGGCACTGTTCGTCGGCGGCGCGGCTGTCGATCAGTTGTGGCTCTTCTGGGTCGCGCCGATTCTCGGCGCCGTGATCGCCGGCATCGTGTATCCGCTGGTCGCCGGCAGTGCGCAGCACGCCGTAGAGGTTGAGCGCGAGCGCGTAACGGCGTGA
- a CDS encoding Cof-type HAD-IIB family hydrolase, with amino-acid sequence MYKVIASDLDGTLLNSNHQVDPFTISTVRALEAQGIHIVIATGRHYCDVAGIRDVLGIRPYLITSNGARVHSPDDEMIFADDLQADAVKQLVKPALVGEHGRVIVNLFADREWLIDRDAPELLRYHQDSGFTYNVTDLQQHDGADIAKALYIGDPKDLAVVAANLERTFGDALYVTYSLPDCLEVMTANVSKGRALQFVLDRLNVPAAKCVAFGDNMNDIDMLETAGHPFMMNNANPDLIKRLPNVPRIGNNFEAGVAHHLRKLFALDDELTA; translated from the coding sequence ATGTACAAAGTCATCGCCAGTGATCTGGACGGAACGCTGCTGAACAGCAACCACCAGGTCGACCCCTTCACGATCAGCACGGTGCGCGCACTCGAAGCGCAAGGCATACACATCGTGATCGCGACGGGCCGTCACTATTGTGACGTCGCGGGCATTCGCGACGTGCTGGGTATCCGGCCATATCTGATCACGTCGAACGGTGCGCGCGTCCACTCGCCCGACGACGAAATGATCTTCGCCGACGACCTTCAGGCCGACGCCGTCAAGCAACTCGTGAAACCGGCGCTGGTGGGCGAACATGGTCGCGTGATCGTCAATCTGTTCGCCGACCGCGAATGGCTGATCGATCGGGATGCGCCCGAGCTGCTGCGCTATCACCAGGATTCTGGCTTCACCTATAACGTGACGGATCTGCAACAGCACGACGGCGCGGACATTGCGAAGGCGCTGTACATCGGCGACCCGAAAGATCTGGCCGTGGTGGCGGCCAATCTCGAGCGCACGTTCGGCGATGCGCTGTATGTCACGTACTCACTCCCGGACTGTCTCGAGGTGATGACGGCGAATGTATCGAAAGGGCGTGCGCTGCAGTTCGTGCTCGACCGGTTGAATGTGCCGGCGGCGAAGTGCGTCGCGTTCGGCGACAACATGAACGACATCGACATGCTGGAAACGGCTGGCCATCCGTTCATGATGAACAACGCCAATCCCGATCTGATCAAGCGCCTGCCGAACGTGCCGCGTATCGGCAATAACTTCGAAGCGGGTGTCGCGCATCATTTGCGCAAGCTGTTCGCACTCGACGACGAACTGACGGCGTAA
- a CDS encoding BadF/BadG/BcrA/BcrD ATPase family protein, whose product MKQDLYLIGVDGGGTGTRVVLADADGRELAQGTAGPSGLGLGVERAWESILAASAQACEIAGVPANWPRFVFGCGLAGVNNRDWLSAFHAKAPALAGLSVEHDAYSTLLGAHGGEPGVIVALGTGSVAAVLDRDGECRTVSGYGYPSADEASGAWLGLRAIVHAQQALDGRVPADELSQALIDHVGVSDREGLVVWLCDANQTAYASIARVAVEHREHPFAARLLREAGQEIGKMIAALDPSGTLPVALCGGLGKPLSEYVPEPYQDRLRAPLSDSAHGALQLARREAARIGGA is encoded by the coding sequence ATGAAACAAGACCTCTATCTGATCGGCGTCGACGGCGGCGGCACGGGCACGCGTGTCGTGCTGGCGGACGCCGATGGGCGGGAACTGGCGCAAGGCACGGCGGGGCCGTCGGGTCTGGGCCTCGGCGTCGAGCGCGCGTGGGAATCGATCCTCGCGGCCAGCGCACAAGCGTGCGAGATCGCCGGCGTACCGGCCAACTGGCCGCGTTTCGTCTTCGGCTGCGGGCTGGCGGGCGTCAACAACCGGGACTGGCTGTCTGCGTTCCACGCGAAGGCGCCGGCGCTCGCCGGCCTGTCTGTCGAACACGACGCCTATTCCACACTGCTCGGCGCGCACGGCGGCGAGCCGGGCGTGATCGTCGCGCTGGGGACGGGCAGCGTGGCGGCCGTGCTAGACCGCGACGGCGAGTGCCGCACGGTCAGCGGCTACGGCTATCCTTCCGCCGACGAAGCGAGCGGCGCATGGCTTGGTCTACGCGCGATCGTGCACGCGCAGCAGGCGCTCGACGGCCGCGTTCCCGCCGACGAACTCTCGCAGGCGCTGATCGACCACGTCGGTGTGTCGGATCGCGAAGGGCTCGTCGTCTGGCTGTGCGATGCGAATCAGACGGCTTACGCGAGCATTGCGCGCGTCGCGGTCGAGCATCGCGAGCATCCGTTTGCCGCGCGGTTGCTGCGGGAGGCCGGTCAGGAAATCGGCAAGATGATTGCGGCGCTCGATCCGTCCGGAACCTTGCCCGTCGCGCTGTGCGGCGGGCTCGGCAAGCCGTTGAGTGAATATGTGCCCGAGCCGTACCAGGATCGGCTGCGCGCGCCGCTTTCGGATTCGGCGCACGGCGCGTTGCAACTGGCCCGGCGGGAGGCCGCGCGGATCGGCGGCGCATGA
- a CDS encoding DNA-3-methyladenine glycosylase I, with the protein MLAWPDRRAINRPCRSLNVAEQRCNWATSEALAHYHDTEWGVPSRDDQHLFEMLVLEGAQAGLSWSTILNKRAGYRRAFSNFDIDKVARYTPQKIDALVLDESIVRHRGKIESTVLNAKAVRQIQAEHGSLADFVWSFVDNVPIQNAWTSYKHAPASTDVSDALSKALKGYGCKFVGTTICYAFMQAVGMVNDHQTDCTCYSRCASLGKKGRKKSAN; encoded by the coding sequence ATGCTGGCGTGGCCCGATCGACGGGCGATCAACCGACCATGCAGGAGCCTGAACGTGGCTGAACAACGATGCAACTGGGCGACGAGCGAAGCGCTCGCACACTATCACGACACCGAGTGGGGCGTCCCTTCGCGAGATGACCAGCATCTCTTCGAGATGCTCGTGCTCGAAGGCGCGCAGGCGGGCTTGTCTTGGTCGACGATCCTGAACAAGCGCGCCGGATACCGGCGTGCATTCTCCAATTTCGATATCGACAAAGTCGCCCGCTATACGCCGCAAAAGATCGACGCGCTCGTGCTCGACGAGAGCATCGTGCGCCATCGCGGCAAGATCGAGTCGACGGTTCTCAACGCGAAAGCCGTCAGGCAGATTCAGGCCGAGCACGGCTCGCTCGCGGATTTCGTGTGGTCATTCGTCGATAACGTGCCGATCCAGAACGCGTGGACGAGCTACAAGCACGCGCCCGCCTCGACGGACGTGTCGGATGCGCTCAGTAAAGCGCTCAAGGGCTACGGCTGCAAATTTGTCGGCACAACCATCTGCTATGCGTTCATGCAGGCGGTCGGCATGGTCAACGATCATCAGACCGACTGCACCTGCTATTCGCGGTGCGCGTCGCTCGGCAAGAAGGGGCGCAAGAAGAGCGCGAATTGA
- the rpsU gene encoding 30S ribosomal protein S21 translates to MTTILLKENEPFEVAIRRFRRAIEKNGLIAELRERQAYEKPTTARKRKKAAAVKRLHKRLRSQMLPKKLH, encoded by the coding sequence ATGACGACGATTCTTCTGAAGGAAAATGAGCCGTTCGAAGTGGCAATCCGCCGCTTCCGCCGCGCAATCGAAAAGAATGGCCTGATCGCAGAACTGCGTGAACGCCAGGCATACGAAAAGCCGACGACGGCTCGTAAGCGCAAGAAGGCAGCTGCAGTGAAGCGCCTGCACAAGCGCCTGCGCAGCCAGATGCTGCCGAAGAAGCTGCACTAA